A part of Paenibacillus sp. 481 genomic DNA contains:
- a CDS encoding response regulator transcription factor, whose product MNNAKILIIEDDTPIADLLAYGLSKEGFLTRVATNGAAGMRELELFQPDLLLLDWMLPDFSGLDICKKVTAEYNIPIFMITAKSDITDKVLGLEFGADDYITKPFDLREVLARIRTILRRVDQANSGPKDELKQDVICVQDIEIYADERLVQKNKQTVELTPKEFDLLMILIRYQGKTFTRSELLDIVWGYHFVGDTRTVDTHIQRLRKKLDASEFITTVFGIGYKFKKTGG is encoded by the coding sequence ATGAATAACGCCAAAATTCTCATTATCGAAGACGATACTCCGATTGCGGATCTACTGGCATACGGACTTTCAAAAGAGGGATTTCTAACGCGTGTCGCGACAAATGGAGCAGCAGGAATGAGAGAACTCGAGCTGTTTCAACCCGATTTATTGTTGCTTGATTGGATGCTACCTGACTTTAGCGGTTTGGATATTTGCAAGAAGGTGACCGCAGAATATAATATTCCGATCTTTATGATTACAGCGAAATCAGATATAACAGATAAAGTCCTAGGTCTTGAATTCGGTGCGGATGATTACATTACAAAACCTTTCGATCTTCGTGAAGTGCTTGCACGTATCCGAACGATTCTGCGCCGAGTTGACCAAGCAAACAGTGGTCCTAAAGACGAGCTAAAACAAGACGTCATTTGTGTTCAAGATATTGAAATCTATGCAGATGAACGACTCGTCCAGAAAAACAAGCAAACCGTCGAATTAACGCCTAAAGAATTTGATTTGCTGATGATATTAATTAGGTATCAAGGAAAAACCTTCACTCGCTCGGAATTGCTTGACATCGTATGGGGATACCATTTTGTCGGAGACACCCGTACTGTTGATACTCACATACAAAGACTTCGTAAAAAGCTGGATGCTTCCGAATTCATTACTACTGTATTCGGAATTGGATACAAGTTCAAAAAAACGGGTGGATAA
- a CDS encoding DUF418 domain-containing protein, protein MSASSKLLDESGSEYGTETHNENVVSSQNNRLRNNKVAGKSMGRLVALDAARGLAVIGMYLQHFGQNERIGDIVSGNTTLLFVLCGGISYSIMAQRLKDRETETTSFRAKMLARAVFIDVIGYLLIMLNTSFGVILPAYAAIFVLALILVNRSTRVLVTTAVALTVIAPPLMILGMSLLSEAYLFADIAGGPMSALALAPAFVAGMAIGRLDLTKIRTAFSLAVGGVVMFVSGKALDAFVLPELRPSFEAWLVRIQGAGTTGYQPPDLYAIWPLNTEPPLWHMLLYAAPHTATTFQTLIGLGFALLVLGLICLVPKNITSVLVPFAAVGRVALTMYAAQFIVKWSLGHAGIENGLKGVPFSDLLIVVATLATGWLIARLPNGPLESLMRHFDQAFSASRTVQASK, encoded by the coding sequence TTGTCAGCTAGTAGCAAGCTGCTGGACGAGTCTGGTAGTGAATATGGAACGGAAACACACAACGAGAATGTAGTGTCTTCCCAAAATAACAGACTGAGAAATAATAAGGTTGCAGGTAAATCAATGGGACGTCTTGTAGCGCTTGATGCAGCGCGGGGGTTGGCAGTCATAGGGATGTATTTGCAGCACTTCGGGCAAAACGAGAGAATTGGAGATATCGTCTCTGGGAACACAACGCTACTTTTTGTACTCTGTGGCGGCATTTCCTACTCGATCATGGCGCAACGCTTGAAGGATCGAGAAACGGAGACGACCTCGTTCCGAGCAAAAATGCTTGCTCGCGCGGTGTTCATCGATGTGATTGGGTATCTGCTCATTATGCTGAATACCTCGTTCGGGGTGATTTTGCCCGCCTATGCGGCAATATTTGTGCTGGCACTGATTCTGGTTAATCGTTCAACACGTGTGCTTGTCACGACAGCAGTCGCTTTGACCGTAATAGCCCCACCGTTGATGATTCTTGGTATGAGTCTCTTATCCGAAGCGTACCTTTTTGCTGATATTGCGGGCGGCCCAATGTCTGCGCTCGCACTTGCCCCTGCTTTCGTCGCAGGTATGGCGATCGGGCGCCTTGATCTCACCAAGATACGTACTGCATTCTCGCTTGCGGTCGGTGGTGTTGTTATGTTCGTAAGTGGTAAGGCACTGGACGCTTTCGTTCTTCCTGAACTACGCCCTTCCTTTGAGGCGTGGCTCGTTCGTATTCAAGGTGCCGGAACTACCGGCTACCAGCCGCCTGACCTGTATGCCATTTGGCCGCTCAACACGGAACCACCGCTGTGGCACATGCTTCTCTATGCAGCTCCGCACACTGCGACGACATTTCAAACGCTGATTGGGCTAGGGTTCGCCCTTCTCGTATTAGGACTGATCTGCCTCGTGCCGAAGAACATCACTTCCGTGCTAGTGCCTTTCGCAGCAGTTGGACGAGTGGCGTTGACGATGTATGCGGCACAGTTCATCGTGAAGTGGTCTCTCGGACACGCAGGGATCGAAAATGGTCTTAAGGGAGTACCTTTCAGTGACCTGCTCATTGTGGTGGCAACGCTAGCGACTGGGTGGTTGATCGCACGGCTGCCCAATGGTCCACTTGAGTCATTGATGCGACATTTTGACCAGGCATTCAGTGCTTCCCGAACAGTACAAGCCTCCAAGTAA
- a CDS encoding ABC-F family ATP-binding cassette domain-containing protein, whose protein sequence is MLLQLNGISKSYSGEFVLSNISMKIEAGERIGLVGVNGAGKSTLLKIIAGDIPYNSGELYIGKEIKVGYLRQDSGLQVDNTIWSELLSVFSNLIQVEKELRELEKRMGEPSLIDNTEEYERTLNRYADKSDWFIQHGGYEIETKIRGILHGMGFGDIPSDTLIQKLSGGQKTRLALAKILLEQPDLLMLDEPTNHLDFATLSWLEGYLQSYPGTVLVVSHDRYFLDSLVTVIYEIERTIARRYTGNYSKYVETKEKDRELHAKKYAMQQTQIAGMEDYIQRNIARATSAKSAKNKRKQLEKIQCIDKPLQDLKRTQMSFSIQKSSHKEVLQVKDVSIYIDVENNRRPLLKNINFHLYRGEKVALIGSNGIGKSTLLKTLLGDYTLESGTINWGNGVTIGYYDQEQATLSPNNTILEEVWNAFPHIEEARVRAVLGNFLFTGEDVFKRISSLSGGEKARVALSKLMLQQANVLVIDEPTNHLDLFSKGVLETALMGYEGTMLFISHDRYFLNKLTDKLLELTPAGANLYNGNYDDYIEVK, encoded by the coding sequence ATGTTACTACAATTAAATGGTATTAGTAAAAGCTATTCAGGTGAATTTGTTCTTTCAAATATATCCATGAAAATTGAAGCAGGTGAACGAATTGGCTTAGTAGGAGTTAATGGTGCTGGAAAATCAACCCTGTTAAAAATTATTGCCGGAGACATTCCTTACAATAGTGGCGAACTTTATATAGGAAAAGAAATAAAAGTTGGTTACTTGCGTCAAGATAGTGGTCTACAAGTGGATAATACAATCTGGAGCGAATTGTTAAGTGTCTTTTCTAATCTTATACAAGTCGAGAAAGAGCTCAGAGAGTTAGAGAAGAGAATGGGTGAACCTTCTTTAATTGATAATACTGAGGAATATGAAAGAACTTTAAATCGTTATGCAGATAAATCTGATTGGTTCATACAACATGGAGGCTATGAAATTGAAACGAAGATTCGTGGTATTTTACACGGAATGGGGTTCGGAGATATTCCATCGGATACACTGATTCAGAAATTGAGCGGTGGTCAGAAAACAAGACTTGCTCTAGCTAAAATACTGTTAGAACAACCCGATTTGCTTATGTTGGATGAGCCTACAAATCATTTGGATTTTGCTACTTTATCTTGGTTAGAAGGTTATTTGCAATCATATCCTGGTACTGTTCTCGTTGTTTCCCATGATCGTTACTTTTTAGATTCACTTGTAACAGTTATTTATGAAATTGAACGAACGATAGCTCGACGATACACAGGTAATTATTCGAAATATGTTGAGACTAAAGAAAAAGACCGAGAACTTCATGCTAAGAAATATGCAATGCAACAAACTCAAATTGCAGGAATGGAAGACTATATTCAACGTAATATTGCTAGGGCAACGTCCGCCAAAAGTGCAAAAAATAAGCGAAAACAACTTGAAAAGATTCAATGCATAGATAAGCCACTCCAAGATCTAAAGCGAACGCAAATGTCATTTTCAATACAAAAATCATCACATAAAGAAGTATTACAAGTTAAAGATGTAAGTATCTATATCGATGTAGAAAACAACCGAAGGCCGTTATTGAAAAATATTAATTTTCACTTATATCGCGGTGAGAAGGTGGCCTTAATTGGTTCAAATGGCATTGGGAAATCGACGTTACTTAAGACATTACTGGGCGACTATACATTAGAGAGTGGAACGATAAATTGGGGGAATGGCGTTACTATTGGTTATTATGATCAGGAACAAGCTACTTTATCTCCTAATAACACTATACTAGAAGAGGTATGGAATGCTTTTCCTCATATAGAGGAGGCTAGAGTGCGTGCCGTACTTGGAAATTTCTTATTTACTGGTGAAGATGTGTTCAAAAGAATTTCCTCTCTTAGTGGTGGTGAAAAAGCACGTGTTGCATTATCTAAGCTTATGTTACAACAAGCCAATGTTCTAGTAATAGACGAGCCTACAAATCACCTCGATTTATTCAGTAAAGGTGTGTTGGAAACAGCGCTTATGGGTTATGAGGGTACCATGTTATTTATTTCTCATGACCGTTATTTTCTTAATAAGTTAACTGATAAATTGTTAGAGCTCACTCCAGCGGGGGCTAATTTATATAACGGTAACTATGATGATTATATTGAAGTTAAATAA
- a CDS encoding MFS transporter: protein MSKFKRWLILAIVSSGLLLIVMDMTILYTALPSLTHDLGASASEKLWILNGYSLVMAGLLPAMGTLGDRLGYKKIFTLGLLVFAIASVIAAFSPVPVVLVVARVLLAVGASMMMPATLSIIRVTFTNERELALAIGIWGSVSSGGAGLGPIVGGLLLERFWWGSVFLINLPIAILAIALTLIYVPKHAGNKDKKWDLIGSVQIMIAMVGIIYSIKEFARREGTLTFAIIGAVIGVLALIIFIRRQNNSTNPLIDLSLFKITRFSTGFITALVGTFAQMGIQYMVIQRLQLVEGLSPLQAGLFTISLPLAALIVGPLAGTILHRFDVIRIKSVSLLIAALGMSIFLMQFESSSNGQILGLALLGAGLGAGMTAASHSIMNYAPPHKAGMAASIEEVAYEIGGASGIAIIGSMSTLVYTLSMKIPAGLQVPPIVSDSLDEALLVAEGLPIQAAETLKEVGRAAFEQSFLVIIAGVTAFLVVASLIIHLAGARSKKRESAEV from the coding sequence ATGTCTAAATTCAAACGCTGGCTCATTCTGGCTATTGTATCAAGTGGACTTTTACTTATTGTGATGGATATGACCATCTTGTATACAGCATTGCCAAGCTTAACCCATGATCTTGGTGCATCCGCGTCAGAGAAATTATGGATTTTGAATGGCTACTCGCTCGTCATGGCGGGTCTGCTTCCAGCAATGGGAACCCTTGGGGACCGCTTGGGGTATAAAAAAATCTTTACACTAGGTTTGCTCGTTTTTGCTATTGCTTCCGTAATTGCAGCCTTTTCTCCCGTACCCGTTGTATTGGTGGTGGCAAGAGTTCTTCTTGCAGTAGGTGCATCCATGATGATGCCTGCTACATTGTCCATCATTAGGGTTACATTTACAAACGAGCGCGAACTTGCATTGGCAATCGGTATTTGGGGCTCCGTTTCCTCCGGAGGCGCTGGACTAGGTCCTATCGTTGGTGGACTTCTTCTGGAACGTTTCTGGTGGGGCTCTGTGTTTTTAATTAACCTTCCCATTGCGATCTTAGCAATTGCATTGACCCTAATTTATGTTCCAAAACATGCGGGAAATAAAGACAAGAAATGGGATTTAATCGGCTCTGTACAGATCATGATTGCTATGGTGGGAATTATCTACTCAATCAAAGAGTTTGCTCGACGTGAAGGAACCCTAACATTCGCCATAATAGGTGCTGTCATCGGCGTCTTGGCACTGATTATATTCATCCGTCGCCAAAACAATAGCACCAACCCCCTTATTGATCTTTCTTTATTTAAAATAACTAGATTCTCCACTGGATTCATCACCGCCTTAGTGGGTACATTTGCACAGATGGGGATTCAGTATATGGTGATCCAGCGTCTTCAACTTGTAGAAGGTCTGAGCCCTCTCCAAGCCGGATTGTTTACGATAAGTTTACCGTTAGCAGCGCTCATTGTTGGTCCACTGGCCGGAACTATTTTGCATCGCTTTGATGTTATCCGTATTAAGAGCGTCTCACTTCTGATTGCCGCTCTGGGAATGAGCATCTTTCTTATGCAGTTTGAATCAAGCAGTAACGGGCAGATTCTTGGGCTAGCTCTCCTTGGTGCAGGCTTGGGGGCAGGTATGACAGCAGCATCTCATTCCATTATGAACTACGCCCCTCCTCACAAAGCAGGTATGGCTGCGTCTATTGAGGAAGTTGCCTATGAGATTGGGGGAGCATCGGGGATTGCGATCATCGGAAGCATGTCAACCCTAGTGTATACCTTGTCTATGAAAATTCCCGCCGGACTCCAAGTTCCTCCTATTGTGAGTGACAGCTTGGATGAAGCTCTTTTAGTTGCAGAGGGTTTGCCTATACAGGCTGCAGAAACGTTGAAAGAGGTAGGCCGTGCTGCTTTTGAGCAATCCTTTCTTGTTATTATTGCAGGCGTAACCGCATTTTTGGTGGTGGCTTCGTTAATCATTCACTTGGCTGGAGCCCGCTCAAAGAAAAGAGAATCTGCTGAGGTATAG